One window from the genome of Haloprofundus halobius encodes:
- a CDS encoding pyridoxal phosphate-dependent aminotransferase — protein MSYEFDFSERVGRVEPSATLAISNLAGELEADGVDVVDLSVGEPDFPTPENVIRAGQEAMASGHTGYTSSNGITELREAVAEKLRGDGIDASSDEIIVTPGGKQALYETIQTVVDDGDEVVLLDPAWVSYEAMVKLAGGDLSRVDLSPHGFQLEPALDELSETVSDDTELLVVNSPSNPTGAVYSDAALEGVRDLAVDHDFAVISDEIYEQITYGVEQTSLATLDGMADRTITINGFSKAYSMTGWRLGYLHAPEELISEAGKLHSHSVSCAVNFVQHAGVEAITNTETAVDQMVQAFEERRDMLVEMFDERGVEVSVPDGAFYMMLPVDDDQQWCENAIQEAHVATVPGSAFGAPGYARISYAASKERLQEAVERLDDGGLL, from the coding sequence ATGAGCTACGAATTCGACTTCTCCGAACGTGTTGGCCGTGTCGAACCGAGCGCGACGCTCGCCATCAGCAACCTCGCGGGCGAACTCGAAGCCGACGGCGTCGACGTCGTCGACCTCTCGGTCGGCGAACCCGACTTCCCGACGCCCGAGAACGTGATCCGCGCCGGCCAGGAGGCGATGGCGTCGGGACACACCGGCTACACCTCCTCGAACGGCATCACCGAACTCCGCGAGGCCGTCGCCGAGAAACTTCGCGGCGACGGCATCGACGCGAGTTCGGACGAGATTATCGTCACCCCCGGCGGCAAGCAGGCGCTGTACGAAACGATACAGACCGTCGTCGACGACGGTGACGAGGTCGTCCTCCTCGACCCGGCGTGGGTCTCCTACGAGGCGATGGTGAAACTCGCGGGTGGCGACCTCTCGCGCGTCGACCTCTCGCCGCACGGGTTCCAACTCGAACCGGCGCTCGACGAACTCTCCGAGACCGTCTCCGACGATACCGAGCTCTTGGTCGTCAACTCGCCGAGCAACCCGACTGGCGCAGTGTACTCCGACGCGGCGCTCGAAGGCGTCCGCGACCTCGCGGTCGACCACGACTTCGCGGTCATCTCCGACGAGATCTACGAGCAGATCACCTACGGCGTCGAACAGACGAGTCTCGCCACCCTCGACGGGATGGCGGACCGAACCATCACCATCAACGGCTTCTCGAAGGCGTACTCGATGACGGGATGGCGGCTCGGCTACCTCCACGCACCCGAGGAACTCATTTCGGAAGCGGGCAAACTCCACAGCCACTCGGTCTCCTGCGCGGTGAACTTCGTCCAGCACGCGGGCGTCGAAGCCATCACGAACACCGAGACGGCGGTCGACCAGATGGTGCAGGCGTTCGAGGAGCGCCGCGACATGCTCGTCGAGATGTTCGACGAACGCGGCGTCGAGGTCTCGGTGCCTGATGGGGCATTTTACATGATGCTCCCGGTCGACGACGACCAGCAGTGGTGCGAGAACGCGATTCAGGAGGCCCACGTCGCCACCGTCCCCGGCAGCGCGTTCGGCGCGCCCGGCTACGCGCGCATCTCCTACGCGGCGAGCAAAGAGCGCCTGCAGGAGGCCGTCGAGCGGTTGGACGACGGCGGGTTGTTGTAG
- a CDS encoding PAS domain S-box protein, giving the protein MTDEAGDDLSSSQEESRKSADTRHHPQDDRDLQFRTLVDAVEEYAIFRLDPDGYVASWNSGAARIKGYATEEIVGEHFSTFYTEEDRATGIPEENLAAAAEQGSIEDEGWRVRKDESQFWANVTITAIRNDDGDLEGFAKVTRDMTDRKRAREEHQLHLSVSQSVAEATSLEAGIQAALTEVCEWTDWVVGQAWVLTDDTTAERLPAAYVEDSEYVPFEESSRDFTFAPGEGIPGRVIESGESVWFPDVTDVSETVYPRKALAALFGLQAGLGVPVMAEGEVGVVLEFYMAEERDIDDHLVELVSSIAADLGGLVARKQIKDELERERELLAEMMEAAPVGISVLTADGQAEQMNERARTLRRLRPDAAKLDAADRVFFDEDGNRVPAEARPFALVRESGRPVYDWTAQIELPDGKRKWVSIDAAPIENDDGTLDRIVIVEDDITELRGQYRAITESITDVIVTIDEESVIQSVNPAVSDIFGYDRGELIGESLTELMPEEYREQHHAGIERYLETGERALDWDYVELPGRHANGAEIPLAVSFSEIEYRGDRHFTGVIRDISVRKEAERRLETRAHQQEAIAEFGQFALEADDLDELMHEAAQRVADVLDNAYCKVLDLDRDERELLLRQGVGWQEGIVGHATVAADDNSQAGYTLRSEKPVLVEDLDAETRFSGPELLTSHDVKSGISTIIGSVDEPWGILGTHDTRRREFTEEDVNFVQSVANILADAIERHRYQADLERVIENLEESNERLEQFAYAVSHDLQEPLRMVSSYLQLIDRRYADELDEDAEEFIDFAIDGAERMRAMIESLLEYSRVEMRGNPLKPVNLDPVLDDVIDDLQVKIEESDAEITADSLPRVKGDASQLRQVFQNLVDNAIEYSGDEQPRVHVSAERDGDLHVISVRDEGIGIDPTASNRIFDVFQRLHTRDEHPGTGIGLALCERIIERHGGEIWVDSEPGVGSTFSFTLPAASPPDS; this is encoded by the coding sequence ATGACAGACGAGGCTGGGGACGACCTGTCCTCCTCGCAGGAGGAGTCGAGGAAATCAGCCGATACCCGTCACCACCCACAGGATGATCGTGACCTCCAGTTCCGCACCCTTGTCGACGCCGTCGAGGAGTACGCGATTTTCCGCCTTGATCCCGACGGCTACGTCGCGAGCTGGAACTCCGGCGCCGCGCGTATCAAGGGTTACGCTACGGAGGAAATCGTGGGTGAGCATTTCTCAACCTTCTATACTGAGGAAGACCGTGCTACCGGAATCCCCGAAGAGAATCTGGCCGCTGCGGCTGAACAGGGGTCCATCGAGGACGAGGGTTGGCGCGTGCGGAAGGATGAGTCGCAGTTCTGGGCGAACGTCACGATTACGGCCATCCGAAACGATGACGGCGACCTCGAGGGGTTCGCGAAGGTCACGCGCGACATGACCGATCGGAAGCGGGCTCGCGAGGAACATCAACTCCACCTGTCGGTGAGCCAGTCGGTAGCAGAAGCGACGTCGCTCGAAGCTGGAATCCAGGCAGCGCTTACGGAGGTTTGCGAGTGGACCGATTGGGTCGTCGGGCAGGCGTGGGTTCTGACCGACGACACAACTGCCGAACGACTGCCCGCGGCCTACGTCGAAGATTCCGAATACGTACCGTTCGAGGAGTCTTCCCGCGACTTCACCTTCGCTCCTGGAGAGGGTATACCTGGACGGGTCATCGAATCGGGTGAGTCGGTCTGGTTCCCCGATGTTACTGACGTCTCCGAAACCGTCTATCCACGCAAAGCTCTCGCGGCCCTGTTCGGTCTTCAAGCGGGACTGGGCGTCCCCGTAATGGCGGAGGGGGAAGTCGGAGTGGTACTCGAATTCTACATGGCCGAGGAGCGCGACATAGACGACCACCTCGTCGAACTAGTGAGCTCAATCGCAGCCGACCTCGGCGGTCTGGTGGCTCGGAAGCAGATCAAAGACGAACTCGAGCGCGAACGGGAACTGCTCGCGGAGATGATGGAGGCGGCCCCCGTCGGGATTTCAGTCCTTACTGCCGATGGCCAGGCCGAGCAGATGAACGAACGAGCGAGAACCCTTCGCCGCCTTCGCCCGGACGCCGCGAAACTCGATGCTGCTGACCGAGTGTTCTTCGACGAGGACGGAAATCGGGTTCCCGCCGAAGCACGTCCATTCGCGCTCGTCCGCGAGTCCGGTCGACCTGTCTACGACTGGACGGCGCAGATCGAACTCCCCGACGGCAAGCGCAAGTGGGTATCGATCGACGCCGCCCCCATCGAGAACGACGACGGGACGCTCGATCGGATCGTCATCGTCGAAGACGACATCACCGAACTCCGCGGGCAGTACCGCGCGATCACGGAATCGATCACCGACGTGATCGTGACGATTGACGAAGAGAGCGTCATCCAATCGGTGAACCCGGCGGTCTCAGATATCTTCGGATACGATCGGGGCGAACTGATCGGCGAGTCGCTGACCGAACTCATGCCCGAAGAGTACCGCGAACAGCACCACGCGGGCATCGAACGGTATCTGGAAACCGGCGAGCGGGCGCTCGATTGGGATTACGTCGAGTTACCAGGGAGGCACGCAAACGGGGCAGAGATTCCGTTGGCGGTCTCGTTCAGTGAGATCGAGTATCGCGGAGACCGGCATTTCACCGGCGTCATTCGCGACATCTCTGTGCGGAAGGAAGCCGAGCGGAGACTCGAAACCCGAGCCCACCAGCAGGAAGCCATAGCCGAGTTCGGGCAGTTCGCCCTGGAGGCCGACGACCTCGACGAACTGATGCACGAAGCGGCACAGCGAGTTGCGGACGTACTGGACAACGCCTACTGTAAAGTGCTCGACCTCGACCGGGATGAACGTGAGCTTCTGTTACGCCAAGGCGTCGGCTGGCAGGAGGGGATCGTCGGACACGCCACCGTGGCCGCGGACGATAACTCTCAAGCGGGCTACACGCTGCGCTCCGAGAAGCCCGTCCTCGTGGAAGACCTCGACGCTGAGACGCGCTTTTCCGGCCCGGAACTTCTCACCTCCCACGATGTGAAAAGCGGCATCAGCACTATCATCGGGTCAGTCGACGAGCCGTGGGGAATTCTCGGGACCCACGACACCCGGCGCCGGGAGTTCACCGAGGAGGACGTTAACTTCGTTCAGAGCGTCGCAAATATCCTCGCGGACGCGATCGAGCGCCATCGGTATCAGGCGGATCTCGAGCGGGTGATCGAGAACTTAGAGGAGTCTAACGAGCGGTTAGAGCAGTTCGCCTACGCGGTCTCCCACGACCTCCAGGAACCGTTACGGATGGTCTCGAGCTACCTCCAGCTTATCGACCGGCGGTACGCGGATGAGTTGGATGAAGACGCCGAGGAGTTCATCGACTTCGCCATCGACGGCGCCGAGCGCATGCGGGCGATGATCGAGAGTTTACTCGAGTACTCTCGAGTGGAGATGCGCGGGAACCCGCTTAAGCCAGTCAACTTAGATCCCGTCCTCGACGACGTAATCGATGACCTGCAAGTGAAGATCGAGGAGAGCGACGCGGAGATCACCGCCGATTCTCTCCCCCGGGTTAAGGGAGACGCCAGCCAACTCCGCCAAGTGTTCCAGAATCTCGTCGATAACGCCATCGAATACTCGGGCGACGAGCAGCCGCGCGTGCATGTCTCCGCCGAGCGTGACGGCGATTTGCACGTGATCTCGGTCCGCGACGAGGGGATCGGCATCGATCCGACCGCCTCCAATCGAATCTTTGACGTGTTTCAGCGTCTCCACACCCGCGACGAGCATCCGGGAACCGGCATCGGGCTTGCCCTCTGTGAGCGGATTATCGAGCGGCACGGTGGCGAGATTTGGGTCGACTCAGAGCCGGGCGTGGGATCGACGTTCTCGTTCACGCTTCCAGCCGCGAGCCCGCCGGATTCGTGA
- the ribH gene encoding 6,7-dimethyl-8-ribityllumazine synthase, whose translation MVTLGLVAARFNSSVTEEMEAIARDAAEARGATVAETVHVPGAYDAPLAADRLARRDDIDAVAVVGAIVTGDTDHDRVIADATAQGLTQVSLDRDVPVTFGVSGPGMSGAEARERVGKGADAVDAALDLLEELP comes from the coding sequence ATGGTCACACTCGGACTGGTGGCGGCGAGGTTCAACTCGTCGGTTACCGAGGAGATGGAGGCGATCGCCCGCGACGCGGCCGAAGCACGCGGCGCGACGGTCGCCGAAACGGTCCACGTGCCGGGGGCGTACGACGCCCCGCTGGCGGCGGATCGCCTCGCCCGTCGCGACGACATCGACGCTGTCGCCGTCGTCGGTGCGATCGTCACCGGCGACACCGACCACGACCGGGTCATCGCCGACGCGACGGCGCAGGGACTCACGCAGGTGAGCCTCGACCGCGACGTGCCCGTCACCTTCGGCGTCAGCGGTCCGGGCATGAGCGGCGCTGAAGCGCGAGAACGCGTCGGCAAAGGAGCCGACGCGGTGGATGCCGCACTCGACCTACTGGAGGAACTCCCATGA